A section of the Metabacillus endolithicus genome encodes:
- a CDS encoding MFS transporter: METARNYDLYYESTQKTELKKRETASYIGGGLGNSLLSGLINVYLMIYATDVFGVSALAVGSIFFIAKIVDAISDPIAGIVVDRTRTRYGKFRPYLIVSSIIWVVLTILLFNGPDLSDSGKFTYLLVFYILWGLAFTFFDVPYWSFSTVMTQDETKRTRLVSIARVSTLVGLILLMLVGGPIVAYVDGINPGRGYSNLAIYASVLALIFMLVMAFTCKERVKSSNETISLKQTLAYLKMNRPLQLTLLTAFLGLSMPISQSLSVYFAVNNLGSISYMTMLNVPALAIVFLIPIIVPALTKRFEKKYIFLACSIANAVILLSLFLIGYDNLPLVFILNGITLLFALINSTIISLLIADSIDFGEWKTGNRFEAISFAVQSFTSKCQGAITGLVVGFILTFIGYQAASQSQTAETVHGIFTGFTLAPAVIGIIAAIPILFIKFSGKVREDAIEEIKQRRQA; encoded by the coding sequence ATGGAGACAGCAAGAAATTATGATTTGTACTATGAAAGTACTCAAAAAACAGAATTGAAAAAGAGAGAAACGGCCTCATATATTGGAGGTGGATTAGGCAATTCTTTGCTATCTGGTCTTATTAATGTTTATCTAATGATTTATGCAACAGATGTTTTTGGAGTATCAGCATTAGCAGTAGGTTCAATCTTCTTTATTGCTAAAATTGTTGATGCCATTTCAGATCCAATTGCTGGTATCGTTGTAGATCGAACAAGAACAAGGTATGGTAAATTTAGACCTTATTTAATCGTAAGTAGTATCATCTGGGTTGTATTAACAATTCTTCTCTTCAATGGTCCAGATCTTTCTGATTCAGGGAAATTCACTTACTTATTAGTATTCTATATTTTATGGGGACTAGCTTTTACGTTTTTCGATGTTCCTTATTGGAGTTTCTCAACTGTAATGACACAGGATGAAACAAAACGAACAAGATTAGTATCGATAGCCCGTGTTTCAACACTTGTAGGATTAATTCTTCTAATGCTAGTAGGAGGGCCAATTGTAGCTTATGTTGATGGAATAAATCCGGGTAGAGGTTATTCAAATTTAGCTATTTATGCATCTGTTTTAGCACTAATCTTTATGTTAGTTATGGCCTTTACATGTAAGGAAAGAGTTAAATCTAGTAATGAGACGATTAGTTTAAAACAAACATTGGCTTATTTGAAAATGAATAGACCATTACAGCTCACCCTTTTAACGGCTTTCTTAGGACTATCAATGCCAATTTCTCAATCACTTTCAGTCTACTTTGCTGTTAATAACTTAGGTAGCATTTCATATATGACGATGTTAAATGTACCTGCATTGGCAATTGTCTTTTTAATTCCAATTATCGTTCCAGCTTTAACAAAACGATTCGAAAAGAAATACATCTTTCTAGCTTGCTCAATTGCAAATGCTGTAATTCTTTTAAGTTTATTCTTAATTGGTTATGATAATTTACCACTTGTTTTTATTTTAAATGGTATCACCTTACTATTTGCTTTAATAAACTCAACAATCATTTCATTGTTAATTGCAGATTCAATTGATTTTGGGGAATGGAAGACTGGAAACCGTTTTGAAGCTATTTCCTTTGCAGTACAATCATTTACAAGTAAGTGCCAAGGAGCGATAACAGGGTTAGTTGTTGGTTTCATTTTAACCTTTATTGGCTATCAAGCTGCTTCTCAAAGTCAAACTGCAGAAACAGTTCATGGAATATTTACTGGATTTACGTTAGCACCGGCTGTAATCGGTATCATTGCAGCAATTCCAATTCTCTTTATTAAGTTTTCTGGAAAAGTACGAGAAGATGCGATAGAGGAAATTAAACAAAGACGACAAGCCTAA
- a CDS encoding AraC family transcriptional regulator, whose translation MNGDELHSFLEHNNTHKAAEWDLIKREFNPETEEINGEEVYVFDMIFDQTITPIEDPIGISQQLPTAFIPMHIHHYIELIYVYRGKCTVVFQNVKRTISEGEIIIIEKKTPHAVNGLNDKDIVIDIKLKHDYLSSSFLSRFTHKSIISQFLIDSLINNRSVNNYLYFPFNPRSKIKGIMAQIMCEYFDKDFCSADMINSYMFILFTELIRHGTNIDNVKSRDSKQDVIALDFLKYIEKHYMDCSLTEMAAHFNYHPNYASSVLKKSTGKSFKDLLQIQRLNKAALYLTNSDLTVGEIAEKVGYTSLSFFYKKFHEIFSQTPKDYRETNL comes from the coding sequence ATGAACGGCGATGAATTGCACTCATTTTTAGAACATAACAACACGCACAAAGCTGCCGAGTGGGATTTAATTAAGCGTGAATTTAATCCGGAAACTGAGGAAATAAATGGTGAGGAAGTTTATGTTTTTGATATGATTTTTGATCAGACAATAACGCCTATCGAAGATCCTATCGGAATATCCCAGCAACTACCTACTGCGTTTATTCCAATGCACATTCATCACTATATTGAATTAATTTATGTTTATAGGGGGAAATGTACAGTTGTTTTCCAAAATGTTAAGAGAACCATCTCTGAAGGTGAAATAATTATAATAGAAAAAAAGACACCTCACGCAGTAAATGGGTTGAACGATAAGGATATAGTGATCGATATAAAATTAAAGCATGACTACTTGTCATCTAGTTTTCTAAGTAGATTCACTCATAAAAGTATCATTTCTCAGTTCTTAATAGACTCACTTATAAACAATAGAAGTGTAAATAATTATCTATATTTTCCTTTTAATCCTCGCTCAAAAATCAAGGGAATTATGGCACAAATTATGTGTGAGTATTTTGATAAAGATTTTTGCTCAGCAGATATGATTAATTCATATATGTTTATATTGTTTACAGAATTGATTCGCCACGGTACAAACATAGATAACGTAAAGTCAAGAGATTCCAAGCAAGATGTTATAGCTCTTGATTTTTTGAAATATATAGAAAAGCATTATATGGATTGCAGTCTAACAGAAATGGCTGCTCACTTTAATTATCATCCTAACTATGCCTCCTCTGTTTTAAAAAAATCAACAGGGAAATCTTTTAAGGATCTTCTCCAAATTCAACGTCTGAATAAAGCAGCGTTATATTTAACAAATTCTGACCTAACTGTAGGGGAAATTGCAGAAAAAGTAGGATATACTAGCTTATCTTTCTTTTATAAAAAATTTCATGAGATTTTCTCGCAAACTCCTAAAGATTATAGAGAAACTAACCTTTAA
- a CDS encoding family 1 glycosylhydrolase, translating into MTFHFPSQFIWGSATAGHQVEGNNINTDF; encoded by the coding sequence ATGACATTTCATTTTCCATCACAATTTATTTGGGGTTCAGCTACTGCAGGCCACCAAGTTGAGGGGAATAATATAAATACTGATTTTTGA
- a CDS encoding family 1 glycosylhydrolase produces MITGDDFFGLQNYTRETYGPEGQVKPDEATELTQMGYVYCPEALGKVIRKVSQSVQIPIMITEHGVATVDDKRRVEFIRRSLEGVQSCLKDGIDLIGYLHWSTFDNFEWNSGYSMQFGLIEVDRTTQERKVKESGRLLGQIAQNSLVAR; encoded by the coding sequence ATGATCACTGGTGATGACTTCTTTGGCCTTCAAAACTATACTCGTGAAACATATGGTCCAGAAGGACAAGTAAAGCCAGATGAAGCCACTGAGTTAACACAAATGGGATATGTTTATTGTCCTGAAGCACTTGGAAAGGTGATTAGAAAGGTTAGTCAATCAGTTCAGATTCCAATCATGATTACTGAACATGGTGTGGCAACGGTAGATGATAAAAGACGTGTTGAATTTATACGAAGAAGTCTAGAAGGTGTGCAATCATGTTTGAAAGATGGAATTGATCTTATCGGGTATCTTCATTGGTCAACTTTTGACAATTTTGAGTGGAATTCCGGTTACTCGATGCAATTTGGGTTAATAGAAGTTGATCGAACAACTCAAGAAAGAAAAGTGAAAGAAAGTGGACGTTTACTTGGGCAAATTGCTCAGAACTCACTAGTTGCGAGATAA
- a CDS encoding alpha-L-rhamnosidase: protein MSKLIIDSLKCEYREKPLGIDIKKPRISWKIQSDIRGTMQKAYQIQVAMMDDFSEILWDSQIVESEESIHVEYSGPELVSRKRYFYRVRVWDNFERKSSWSPFSWWETALLDSSEWKASWIMPTPKELDTNSEPAFLLRKEFNVKKEIIAARLYGTGVGLYELFLNGKRVGEDLFSPGWTSYHKRLQYQTYDITPQLIEGENALGIVLADGWYKGTLSFENKRHVYGDKRAALFQLFVAYSDGTEEVILTDSTWKASTGPILYSEIYNGEIYDARHEKEGWSKSRFDDTNWNETVVLDLPISNLVAQENWPTRVTEVIKPIESFVTPAGDTVLDMGQNMVGRMKFKVEAPEGTRIVLKHAEVLDIDGNIYFGNLGKAEQQIEYIAKGTGVETYTPHFTYQGFRYVRVEGYPGQEKGLPLENFEGEVIHSDMESTGEFQCSNPLINQLQQNIVWGQRGNFLDLPTDCPQRNERLGWTGDAQVFIDTALFNFQGGPFFTKWLRDLKADQLPDGNVPIVIPAVVAGVGSAAWGDAATIIPWTIYQKYGDKRLLAEQYDSMKAWVEYIRKQGKNEFLWDSGFHFGDWLALDAKENSFVGATPKDFIATVFYAYSTRILRDTAEVLGKTEEVQEYSELLERIVEQFNYEFIAPSGRLVSPTQTAHVIVLMFDLVEGKAKERTAFELNELIIQNNYHLTTGFVGTPYLCLALSKGGYHETAVKLLMQEKFPSWLYPVKKGATTIWEHWDSIKEDGSFWSEQMNSFNHYAYGSIGNWLYTDVAGLSMDNATPAFKRIRIQPKFAGTEFTHAKAVYESMYGKVVSSWSLTQDDVEINIEIPPNTTAEILLPFASISDVLESNLLLADSQSIYNYKENFEGVCVSVGSGRYHFKYKNIRGLKPTFTEETRLIDLLDKKKAVEVLEETAPGITKPPGIFATKTKMLKDLAEYSEANLTSNKVTALVEKLNKIEWDKENS, encoded by the coding sequence ATGTCAAAATTAATAATAGATTCATTAAAATGTGAGTATCGAGAAAAACCATTAGGCATTGACATAAAGAAGCCACGTATAAGCTGGAAAATTCAATCAGATATTCGTGGAACGATGCAAAAAGCTTACCAAATCCAAGTAGCCATGATGGATGACTTTTCTGAAATACTTTGGGATTCTCAAATAGTGGAATCTGAGGAGTCTATTCATGTTGAATATAGTGGGCCGGAGCTTGTTTCAAGGAAAAGATATTTCTATCGTGTGAGGGTTTGGGATAATTTTGAGAGGAAATCGTCTTGGAGTCCTTTTTCTTGGTGGGAAACAGCGTTGTTAGACTCTTCAGAGTGGAAAGCAAGCTGGATTATGCCCACACCTAAAGAACTTGATACGAACTCAGAGCCTGCATTTTTACTAAGAAAAGAATTTAATGTTAAGAAGGAGATAATAGCAGCCCGACTTTACGGAACTGGGGTTGGCTTATATGAATTATTTCTTAATGGTAAACGAGTTGGAGAAGATTTATTTTCTCCAGGGTGGACAAGTTATCATAAACGGTTGCAATATCAGACCTATGACATAACTCCTCAGCTTATTGAAGGAGAAAATGCTCTAGGAATTGTATTAGCAGATGGCTGGTACAAAGGAACACTTAGCTTTGAAAATAAAAGACATGTGTACGGTGATAAAAGAGCGGCATTATTCCAGTTATTTGTTGCATATAGTGACGGTACTGAGGAAGTGATTTTAACGGATTCTACTTGGAAAGCATCTACCGGCCCAATTTTATATTCTGAAATATATAATGGGGAGATCTATGACGCTAGACATGAAAAGGAAGGCTGGAGCAAGTCGAGGTTTGATGATACTAACTGGAATGAAACAGTAGTTTTGGATTTACCAATCTCTAACTTAGTTGCACAGGAAAACTGGCCGACACGAGTAACCGAAGTCATTAAGCCGATCGAGTCGTTTGTTACTCCTGCAGGTGACACAGTATTAGATATGGGGCAAAACATGGTAGGTAGAATGAAGTTCAAAGTAGAAGCTCCTGAGGGTACTCGCATAGTACTAAAACATGCAGAAGTTCTTGATATAGATGGAAATATCTATTTTGGTAACCTTGGGAAAGCTGAGCAACAGATCGAATATATTGCAAAAGGCACAGGGGTAGAAACATATACCCCACATTTTACTTACCAAGGCTTTCGATATGTAAGAGTAGAGGGATACCCTGGACAGGAGAAAGGATTACCACTCGAAAACTTTGAGGGAGAAGTTATTCATTCTGATATGGAGTCAACAGGAGAGTTCCAATGTTCAAATCCTCTTATTAACCAGCTTCAGCAAAATATTGTTTGGGGTCAACGAGGGAATTTTCTTGATTTACCGACAGATTGCCCACAACGTAATGAGAGATTAGGATGGACTGGTGATGCTCAGGTCTTTATTGATACCGCGTTATTTAATTTTCAAGGGGGACCATTTTTTACGAAGTGGCTGCGTGACTTAAAGGCTGATCAGCTTCCTGACGGAAATGTGCCAATAGTTATTCCAGCTGTAGTTGCTGGTGTAGGATCAGCTGCTTGGGGGGATGCCGCAACAATCATCCCGTGGACGATATATCAAAAATATGGAGACAAACGATTACTAGCTGAGCAATATGACAGTATGAAGGCTTGGGTCGAGTATATACGTAAACAAGGAAAAAATGAGTTTCTTTGGGATTCAGGCTTTCATTTTGGTGATTGGCTGGCACTTGACGCAAAAGAAAATAGCTTTGTAGGTGCGACGCCGAAGGATTTCATTGCGACTGTATTCTATGCGTATTCAACGAGAATTCTCCGTGATACAGCAGAAGTTCTTGGTAAAACGGAAGAAGTTCAAGAATATAGTGAGCTATTGGAAAGAATTGTTGAGCAGTTTAATTATGAATTTATTGCTCCATCCGGAAGATTAGTTTCTCCAACTCAAACAGCTCATGTTATTGTACTTATGTTTGATTTAGTTGAAGGGAAGGCAAAAGAGCGAACAGCATTCGAACTAAACGAATTAATTATACAAAACAATTATCATTTAACAACTGGATTTGTTGGAACACCTTATTTGTGTTTAGCCTTATCAAAAGGAGGCTACCATGAAACAGCGGTTAAGTTATTAATGCAAGAAAAGTTTCCATCATGGCTATATCCAGTAAAAAAAGGTGCTACAACCATCTGGGAGCACTGGGATAGTATAAAAGAAGATGGTTCGTTTTGGAGTGAACAAATGAATTCGTTTAACCATTATGCATATGGTTCAATTGGAAATTGGCTGTACACAGATGTGGCGGGTCTTAGCATGGATAACGCTACTCCTGCATTTAAACGGATTCGTATTCAACCAAAATTTGCAGGCACTGAGTTTACTCATGCTAAAGCGGTTTACGAATCAATGTATGGGAAAGTAGTATCATCATGGTCACTTACTCAAGATGATGTTGAAATCAATATAGAAATACCACCAAACACAACTGCGGAGATCTTACTTCCTTTTGCGTCAATATCTGATGTTCTTGAAAGTAATCTTCTATTGGCTGATTCTCAGAGCATTTATAATTACAAAGAAAATTTTGAAGGTGTTTGTGTTTCAGTTGGCTCTGGAAGATATCATTTTAAATACAAAAATATACGTGGATTAAAGCCAACATTTACTGAAGAAACAAGACTCATTGATCTTCTTGATAAAAAGAAGGCAGTGGAAGTATTAGAGGAAACTGCGCCTGGGATAACAAAGCCACCTGGTATTTTTGCAACTAAAACAAAAATGTTAAAAGATTTGGCTGAATACTCTGAAGCAAACCTAACAAGTAATAAAGTAACTGCACTTGTAGAGAAGTTAAATAAAATTGAATGGGATAAGGAAAATAGCTAA
- the rhaD gene encoding rhamnulose-1-phosphate aldolase — protein MSKIMNKKFIYTAPFMEEMIDTATNLYRLGWDERNGGNISYLLQEDEIKAYLDITNMKRVVEVNFDASELAGRYFIVTGSGKYFKNIKEHPEINLGIIRITEEGNQYEILWGFENGGVATSELPTHLMNHIQRLKVDQNHRVIMHCHATNLIAMTFTHSLIEEDMTKTLWEMCTECIVVFPEGIGVIPWIVPGTTEIGEATADKMKDVRLVLWPHHGIFGAGTTMDETFGLIETAEKAAQVYTTVCAQGGKKQTITDHQLMELATAFQVVPREGVLFRKGN, from the coding sequence ATGAGTAAAATCATGAATAAAAAATTCATATATACAGCACCATTCATGGAGGAAATGATTGATACAGCCACTAATCTTTATCGCTTAGGTTGGGATGAGCGGAATGGCGGGAATATTAGTTACTTGTTACAAGAAGATGAAATCAAAGCGTATTTGGATATTACTAACATGAAACGAGTTGTGGAAGTTAACTTTGATGCTTCGGAACTGGCAGGACGCTATTTTATCGTAACAGGATCTGGTAAGTATTTTAAAAACATAAAGGAACATCCTGAAATAAATCTGGGAATTATTCGTATTACTGAAGAAGGAAATCAGTATGAGATTCTTTGGGGATTCGAAAATGGTGGAGTGGCAACTAGTGAATTGCCTACTCATTTGATGAATCATATTCAACGGTTAAAAGTAGATCAAAATCATCGTGTTATTATGCATTGCCATGCTACTAACTTAATTGCTATGACATTCACACATAGTCTAATAGAAGAAGATATGACCAAAACATTATGGGAAATGTGCACAGAATGTATTGTTGTTTTTCCAGAAGGAATTGGGGTAATTCCATGGATTGTTCCGGGAACAACTGAAATAGGTGAAGCAACAGCAGATAAAATGAAGGATGTTAGACTTGTATTATGGCCTCATCACGGTATTTTCGGAGCAGGGACAACAATGGATGAAACGTTTGGTTTAATCGAAACAGCTGAAAAGGCGGCACAAGTATATACAACTGTTTGTGCACAAGGCGGGAAAAAACAAACAATCACAGATCATCAGCTAATGGAGCTTGCAACGGCATTTCAAGTGGTACCGAGGGAAGGGGTATTATTTAGAAAAGGAAATTAA
- a CDS encoding LysR family transcriptional regulator: MELKDLRYFIEVANYGSFTKAAINTYISQPTLSKSIKKLESELKVELFERSTRKLMLTDAGEIVYKQAIKILGSTDELSRLLDDLMNLPTGQIKIGIPPLIGTLFFPSIAKKFRELYPEVSLELIELGAKRIEHLVDEGQVDVGMIVLPTEDSKFNITPFIKEEFMLYTNQSHTLANEEEVKLQQLAEENFILFNREFALHELIIKHCKEAGFHPNIVYESSQWDLITELVGAELGITLLPKSIYEKMDQQTIKMIPLASPPMWELGIITKKDRYQSYAVRALLKFITEDLLID; the protein is encoded by the coding sequence TTGGAATTAAAAGATCTTCGTTATTTTATAGAAGTCGCAAACTACGGAAGCTTCACAAAAGCAGCGATAAACACCTATATTTCACAACCTACCTTGAGTAAATCTATTAAAAAACTGGAATCAGAACTAAAGGTAGAATTATTTGAACGATCAACTCGTAAGCTGATGCTAACTGATGCTGGAGAAATTGTTTATAAACAAGCTATTAAAATTTTAGGAAGCACAGACGAACTTTCTAGATTATTAGATGATTTAATGAATCTGCCAACTGGACAAATAAAAATAGGAATTCCTCCATTAATCGGAACCCTCTTCTTTCCTAGTATTGCAAAGAAATTCAGAGAGCTTTATCCTGAGGTATCTTTAGAATTAATTGAACTTGGCGCAAAAAGAATTGAACACTTAGTAGATGAAGGACAAGTTGATGTGGGAATGATCGTCCTACCAACAGAAGATAGTAAGTTCAATATCACTCCGTTTATTAAGGAAGAATTTATGCTTTATACCAACCAATCTCACACATTGGCAAACGAAGAGGAAGTCAAGCTTCAACAATTAGCTGAAGAAAACTTTATTCTATTTAATAGAGAGTTTGCCTTACATGAGCTCATCATTAAACATTGTAAGGAAGCTGGTTTTCATCCAAATATTGTTTATGAAAGCTCTCAATGGGATTTGATCACTGAACTCGTTGGAGCTGAATTAGGAATAACACTTCTTCCAAAATCAATTTATGAAAAAATGGATCAGCAGACTATTAAGATGATCCCCTTAGCCTCTCCTCCAATGTGGGAGCTTGGGATTATTACCAAAAAAGATCGGTATCAGTCGTATGCGGTGAGGGCGCTTTTGAAGTTTATTACAGAAGATTTACTGATTGATTAA
- a CDS encoding acetyl-CoA C-acetyltransferase yields the protein MSQNEVVIVSALRTPIGQFGGSLKNISAVQLGSIVIKAVMERTGIKGDMIDEVIMGNVLQAGLGQNPARQAAIGAGLPQHVSSFTINKVCGSGLKAVHLASQAILTGDAEIVIAGGMENMSQAPYITMGAREGYKMGDQKLIDSMIHDGLWCAFNDYHMGITAENICDHYELTRQEQDEFAAWSQEKAEKALKEGRFNDEIVPVTIPQRKGEPLLFDKDEYVKPGTTVEKLEKLRPAFKKDGRVTAGNASGINDGAAAVLMMSARKAEELGIKPLAAIKANASAAVDPSMMGIGPVPATKKALKKARLRVEDLDLIEANEAFAAQSLAVGKDLQFSKEKLNVNGGAIALGHPIGASGTRVLTTLIHELKRRNGKYGLATLCIGGGQGVSTIIEAY from the coding sequence ATGAGTCAGAATGAGGTTGTAATTGTAAGCGCTTTACGGACGCCGATAGGACAGTTTGGCGGTAGCTTAAAAAATATAAGTGCTGTTCAATTAGGTTCAATTGTTATTAAAGCGGTGATGGAAAGAACAGGAATTAAAGGAGATATGATAGATGAAGTAATCATGGGGAATGTGCTTCAAGCTGGACTTGGTCAAAATCCAGCTAGGCAAGCTGCGATAGGAGCAGGGTTGCCGCAACATGTTTCCAGTTTCACGATTAATAAAGTGTGTGGCTCAGGATTGAAGGCCGTTCACTTAGCCTCACAGGCAATTTTGACAGGAGACGCCGAAATCGTTATTGCTGGTGGAATGGAAAATATGAGCCAAGCGCCTTATATTACCATGGGAGCAAGAGAAGGGTATAAAATGGGCGATCAAAAGCTGATCGACAGCATGATTCATGACGGACTTTGGTGTGCGTTTAATGATTATCATATGGGAATCACAGCTGAAAATATATGTGATCATTATGAATTAACACGTCAGGAACAAGATGAATTTGCTGCATGGAGTCAAGAAAAAGCAGAAAAGGCTTTGAAAGAAGGAAGATTTAATGATGAAATCGTGCCGGTTACGATCCCGCAACGCAAAGGGGAACCGCTTCTATTTGATAAGGATGAATATGTTAAGCCTGGGACAACGGTTGAAAAGCTGGAGAAGTTAAGACCTGCATTTAAAAAGGATGGCAGAGTAACAGCTGGTAATGCTTCAGGGATTAATGATGGTGCTGCTGCAGTTCTAATGATGAGTGCGCGTAAGGCTGAAGAGCTTGGTATAAAGCCTTTAGCAGCGATTAAAGCAAATGCAAGTGCTGCAGTTGATCCAAGTATGATGGGAATTGGTCCAGTTCCGGCCACAAAGAAAGCATTGAAGAAAGCTAGATTACGTGTTGAAGATCTTGATCTTATTGAAGCGAATGAAGCTTTTGCTGCACAGTCATTAGCAGTAGGAAAAGATCTTCAATTTTCTAAAGAAAAATTAAATGTTAATGGAGGAGCCATTGCATTAGGACACCCAATCGGAGCGAGTGGAACAAGAGTATTAACAACACTTATTCACGAATTGAAGCGTCGCAATGGCAAGTATGGGTTGGCAACATTATGTATCGGTGGCGGTCAAGGAGTTTCAACGATTATTGAAGCATATTAA
- a CDS encoding CoA transferase subunit A yields the protein MKKIFTSFEEAVAEIKDAMTLMVGGFGLVGIPENLIKALRDKNVKDLTVISNNCGVDDWGLGLLLNNKQIKKMVSSYVGENKEFERQVLSGELEVQLTPQGSLAEKIRAGGAGIPAFYTPAGVGTPIAEGRETREYNGKEYLLEEALTADFSLIKAWKADKLGNVIYRKTAQNFNPIMAAAGKVTIVEVEEIVEVGELDPDAIHTPSIYVQGLIVGKHEKRIERLTIKS from the coding sequence ATGAAGAAAATATTTACAAGCTTTGAAGAAGCAGTTGCAGAGATTAAGGATGCTATGACATTAATGGTCGGTGGTTTTGGATTAGTTGGAATTCCTGAAAATCTTATTAAAGCTCTTCGTGATAAAAATGTAAAAGATTTAACGGTTATTTCGAATAACTGTGGGGTAGATGATTGGGGACTAGGTTTACTACTAAATAATAAACAAATTAAAAAGATGGTATCTTCTTATGTTGGAGAAAATAAAGAGTTTGAAAGACAAGTATTAAGTGGAGAATTAGAAGTTCAACTTACCCCTCAAGGATCGTTAGCAGAAAAAATTCGTGCAGGTGGAGCAGGAATCCCGGCATTCTATACTCCAGCTGGTGTAGGTACACCAATTGCAGAGGGAAGAGAAACGAGAGAATATAATGGAAAAGAATATTTATTAGAAGAGGCTCTTACTGCGGACTTTAGTTTAATAAAAGCTTGGAAGGCTGATAAATTAGGAAATGTTATTTACCGAAAAACGGCCCAAAACTTTAACCCAATTATGGCTGCTGCAGGAAAAGTAACCATTGTAGAGGTCGAAGAAATTGTTGAAGTAGGTGAGCTTGATCCAGATGCTATCCATACGCCAAGTATTTATGTTCAAGGACTTATTGTTGGAAAACATGAAAAACGAATTGAGCGTTTAACTATTAAATCTTAA